The Pempheris klunzingeri isolate RE-2024b chromosome 15, fPemKlu1.hap1, whole genome shotgun sequence genome contains the following window.
GACGGCCGCTGAGACTCGAGCTGAGGTCGGTGACGGAGGGACGGAACCGAGGCTGCTCACAAAGAAGAGGGCGGAAGCGCCTTTCCACTTCCGGGTGACTTCAAAATAAGTGTCGGCTGTTATTATTCAGATGAACTGACAAAGTTCTGGAGATGTGATAAATAGTAGGCTACAAATAGATGATatcataaatatgtaaataaactaaattaataATATGTAGGCTACAAATAGAAGATATAAGTAGGTataatgaatatgtaaataaaaactatattaaTATGTAGACTACAAATAGAGCATATAATAAATGTAGGCTACAtattaatttagtttatttacaATAAACTAAATTAATATGTAGCCTACAAATAGAGGATATAAATAggtaaattaaaaataattgtatttaaaaacaacGGGTAAATAAAACTAGATAAAAGAATTAGGACAAATGTGTAGATGGAATTAATggcttgttttttcttctctgtctgatCTTTAGATCATCCTGTCCTCTGAGAATGTGGACATTTAAATACTTtacaaatacataaagaaacacatcacagcaaacatgaacaaaacagaaGCAGGCAGTAAATATGAGATTTCCAGCTTGTGTTTTCTTGATTTGTGCAGAAACAGTTTAAGACCCTCAGATTCTCACTAATACGACATATTCAATGATTACCTGTTTAAAAGGTTAAACCCTGCTGTTGTGATTCAGTAACCTGATGGTTTCCTGCATCTTCCAAACTGACTGACATCAGCaggcctgtatgtgtgtgtgtgtgtgtgtgtgtgtgtcctttgtgtgcacagtgaaaagctgtttctctgctgtatGAATGAGAGCAGCGTTCATGTGTGCTCCTATTGTTCACACTTTAAATGGGAAACAAACGGCAACGTTGGAGCGACGTACTGACTTGTTGATAAACTGCCTTTTTATCAGAGAGTGACGACAGAAAACCCTCTCTTCTGATTGGCCGACAGGAGAACATAGTTTAACCTCCGTCTTAAAGCTCCCATATTCTGCAAAaggcactttttaaaaatgtcctttCAACATGAATATGAGCTCCTGGTGTGCAGAGACGACCAAACTGTGAGGAAACAccgtctcctctctgtttctgctgcatcgACAtcctgtttagatttggctccctttatgatgtcatgaggggGTCTgtggatcatgtgacctcctccggcCCAGCTGCAGCCCCAAACAGCTGCAGTGAAgataaataatgtgtttatagAAGATTAAACCAGGTAAACCTGCTCTAGTCGGGCCTCCAATTACATGGATCAACTTTTACAAAGAGCAGATTATGGGACCTTTTTTAAATCCAAGTCCAAGGTGTGTTGACCtgcaggtaaccatagcaacggTACTGATGCTTCAGTTAACTGACAGGTGAAACTGACTGAACCGTGATGGTAAAGacactgtgaaacatggaggctCTAAACAGCCCAGCGGGGCGCCGTCTGCTATTTTTCTACATCAGGACACAGATTATTTCACCTTTTCTCCACCTCCTGCAGGGACTGTTTATTATGAGACATTGGTGTTTATCAGACCTGTTGGAAAAGTCAGAGACGTCAGTGTGACTCAGAAGTCTGGCACCAGGCTACAGTCGTACACTGGCAGCTATAATTGGCGCCTAAACCAGTGGCTCCGAACCTTTTTTTGGCTCATGACCCTTTACAAGTAGAGTAAAGAGTAAATGTGATAAAATGGAGGATGCTGGGAAGAGGACAGTGGCGTGTCCTGATGAGTCGCCACAGACTGAATATAGGAAGTGGAATCACGTAACCACGGTGACCTCACTCATCTGACGACTGcagttttgaagccttgagtttggcattGTGCccgtcgccatcttggctttttggagccagaagtgacttttttttttttttctctacaccTGTATTCCTGGTTGACCTGttttctgattggtcagtgagcaggtagccccgcccccctcttcctggtgtatcctcctctaaatggaccatcactgactacatgaacgtcctgctgtgctgaagaagacagtaaactagagactgagagcagaaactgttcactgagctgataaatcaggagagaagtctcctcatttcctcattgactttggcTCACGAGGGTCAGAACGAGTGTTTGATTTAAGGACAAGAGGGTAAAAACCAGACATAGAAACAGACACCTGACCGCCATATTGGGGAGGTCAAGAGACGCAGACGTCACCACAAAGTCAACTTTAATTCACTAAATTCTGAACTgatttttaatcttttgttaAACATGAGAAACTGAACATGATGATGGTTATATGTTGTGATCTGTGAACAGTGTAAATTAAGTGATTTATATTAAtgatttatataataattactCTGACAAAGCTGATTGGTTGCTCATTATTGTCTGAATACTTGAATAATaattgaattaataaataaactagTTTTGTTTCCGTTAATAGAAGAACATGAGTCAGTTCAGGCTTCCATCACACAACCTCCAAAACACTGTAAATCtactatatttcattttaatcagcTGATTAGATAAGATCATATAACTAACACCATGTTCAGTTTCTCACATTTTTAACAAACcaaatctgattaaatttagtAGTTTATGTCTTTGTAGTGAAGTCTGTGTCTCTCAGTACAGTTCACTTGCAGATCTTGACCTCCCCAATATGGCGGCGACACAGACGGTACGTCACACAAGCGGACGCAGAGTCTGTTtcaccagaggacagagggagtgaACAGTTTTCCTGGAGGCTGGACCGACCGATGAATCGACCGCTCGTTTAGCTCGACGCAAACGCTAATCTGACTTGTTTCCAGTCTGTGGagtcgtgtttgtgtccacGGCGACTGTTTTTGATCATCTGAACATCTGAGAGCTGCTTCTGTCACAGAACTCTAAGAGCAGCACTCTGAATGAAACACACGTCTAAGATTGCACACTTTTAATTCCAGATATACACCAACCAGTAAACATTCACATGCTGCTCATGGGCGTCGCTCTGCTGGAAAGTACTGAAGTGGACCCAAAACGGCCCACGTTCTCTGTGAGGTAACAGCTGATCTGGATCAGGTTCCAGTCGAACTTTATCTTTGTGTCAGGAGTCGACCAGCGCGCTTCAGATGGTTAAAAACACGTGAGgcctgaaaaagaaaactgacgCACCCATTGATCAGTTTTTCAATGTAAAAGCACctaaaacatcttttaaaagGCCTTCGACTTGAAAAAGATCTGTTTAAATTAGAAGTTCAGTGATGGCAGTGACGTCCACCCTGAGCGCATCACGGCGTTCAGCTCGCATCACGGCGCTCAGCTCGCATCACGGCGTTCAGCTCGCATCACGGCGCTCAGCTCGCATCACGGCGTTCAGCTCGCACGCCTCCTGCTGGGTTAAAGAGGAGCGGCGCCCTGCTCGGCCTGGTGGTGCTTCTGCTGATGGATCCTCAGGTTCTGCTTCCCCGCGAATCGTTTCCCACAATGCTCGCAGGCGAACGGCCGCTCTCCGGTGTGGACGCTCTGGTGCGTCTTGAGGTGTCCCGACTGCGTGAAGCGCTTCCCGCACTGAGCGCAGCTGTACGGCCGCTCGCCCGTGTGGACGCGTACGTGTGTCTCCAGGCTGCGGGACGACGTGAAGCATTTCCCGCAGTAGCTGCAGACGAAGCGCCTGTCCCTGCAGAACCGGTTCAGCTCCAGAGGGTCCAGTCTGGACCCGCCGAGGCCGAGCGCCAAGGGGAAACCTGCGGCGCTCAGGTCCGACACCTTGTCCAGGAGCGTGGGCCGGTGAGGGACGGGCACCATGCTGGGCAGGCCCTGGCTGCTCCACGAGGAGCACAGATCCAGCTCTGTGTCGTAGGGGAGGGAGCTGATCAGAGACACCCCCCGCTTCAGCTCAGAGGTCCCGGGGAGCGAGCCGGGGCTCCCTCCGGTCCCGAGGAGGAACGGCTTCCTCGTCTGGACCGCAGAAGGAGCGTCGCAGTCCGACTCTGACGCCAAGTCAAACACCACGTCTGATGAGGTGCCCTCGGCGCTGGCCGCAGGACCCGGAGACCCCGGAGACCCCGCTGGGTCGAGGGCTTCCTGATGCTCGACCCGCTCCGACGGCCCGCTACTGTTCTGGTCCCACGGCGTCGTGTCGGCCGCTGAGGAGGACGTGATCATGCCGGAGGGTCCTTCCTCGCTGTCGTCTGCATCTGACAGCTGCACCTCcgtcccttcacacacacaaagcaacaaaggctgaaaacacagcagcagcgactctgaacagcacagagacaaaagtCCAGCGTGACAAACTACAGAAAAAGTCTTCATGCACTAAAAACAGAACCAATCTGCGGCCCGTCCACTGGCTTTGATGTCAAAACGTCTGCCGTTTATTATAGACCCgggaataaaacatttcatttaacagTCTGATCCCAGCAGGAGAAAGCGTGAAGTCAGCAAAACCACCAAAACCAGTTCACAAAAgtgccatttttaaaactgcctgcttttctgtctctacACTAACATGTGGGTGTCACCTCTTGTGCCTCTTGTGCTTAactcaaagacacaaaacatcCGGCTAAGATGAGATCCAGCTAAAGTGTGTGTACCAGGCCGAATACACTGGATACACACTTAGTGGATGTTGTTGCCACAGAAAATTTctaaaacagcctgttttcataTCAGGTTTTATCTGGTTGTCGTTACACTGAATATGGCGGCAAATTCACGGTTGGCTCCTGGATTATTAACGTTACGGTCGGCGTGTTTCCTGTCGTACCGTCCTCGTTGAGAAGCAGCTCGTCTGCGGCCTCGTCGCCGCTCACTTCCTCTTTTGCCATTTCCTGCTTTATCAGAAAAACATCCTGAGTGTTCGGCTCCTCCGGCGAAGAATCctgagagcagaaaacaaaggTGACGTGAACACGTTTAAGAACCGACTTTCACTTTGTTCAGGTATAATTAACTGTTCTCAACCTAAAGTCACAACATTTGTGCACTAAACTGGTCTTTCGGGCGCCTCTCTTCAAAAACACCcgactccattgacaaaaaccgAAATGATCATTGATCTTTGGATCGTTTCTTCCGTCTACGTCCTCTCACCTCTTTGGCTGCAGGCGTCGGCTCCGACACGGGgacccttcctcctcttctgggATTCGCTTTGGGCTGCTTGGCCCCCGCTCCGGCGGGTAAGGCGTGTTCTGGGTGGGAGAAGAGAAGACATTCGGGACATTAGTTGCTCATGTGGGACCAAGGAGAACTTTAAAGAGCCTGTTAAAGGGCTGACTGCTAGTTACACACTTTAACTGATCAAAATAAGTACGCTGcatgatcttttttttcatatttctgttaaataaatacattacatttaatttaattgatcAAGTGTGCTGTGCTCAAATATATCTGATAAATTAATTACATAATCTGATTAAATAAGTGCGCTCTGTGacttttttcatatatttctgttaaatacataatacataatttaACTGATCAAAATAAGCGTGCTTAATGAATTAAGAtatcaatatataatatatattgatattgttattattattataattatataatacagctcctcactctgagtgtacatgttgttatatattattattattagtagtagtagtattgtttgtatcattattattattgtcattattattacttttgtttattattacagtttattcttattcttttggagctgtgtgtaacaaaaaacaacttccccctggggattattgAAGGAGTTCTGATCCtgatataatgataatgatgttttCTCTGGCAGTGTCCGCCCACCATGCTGGTACTGTTGTTTTTTCGTTCAGTGGATCTCACGGTCATTTGTTGACGGTCCCTTACTGGAGGCCCCGCACACTCACCGACGCCGCCGCCGTCCATCAGCAGCCCCCCTCCGGCCGCCTCCTGCCCGCCGTACCCCAGCACCGCCGCGCCCCCCCGGTGGCCCCGGGCGATGATGGACTCGATGAGCTCCAGCTTCCTCCGCAGCGCCTCGTTCTCCTTGTGGCTGCGGCtgagctccagctgcagcaccGCGTAGCTGTCGTCCACCAGCTCGCAGACCTCCGCCACGGCCGCCTTGGTCAACGCCTCCATGATGGACGTCAGCTGGGAGTGAAACGCCTTGTAGCTCGTCATGGTGAGCGGACGGGAACCGACGACAGACGCGGCAGAAGCGGGTTAAATGATCATGAAGGAGGCGAACACCGGGCGGTCACTGCGTCCTTTCTGGACGCCGGGAACAGTGAGCGGCCGGCGGGCGCAGGCGGAAGGATGCTGCGGTGACCGGGAACCGTCGGTGTTTGTTGATGGTCGGTTGGTCTCCTCCTCCGCGTGCCGCCGGACAACTTCCGTCacaacactttcaaaataaaagaccttCGAGTGATCCTTGTAACCCCCCTGAACGCAGCACCGGGTCGGTTTCCACGGCAACGACtgacaacagagaggaagatggttTCCAGTAAGTTCACCAACACAACAACTAACCAGATAACTAAAACTACAACCATCTGTTCTTCCACAGGTGTTAGTAACCTCTGTCTCTGAAGAATTATAACTTTTAATCTATATTTATTACGGAAGCAGCGTTACGTTCCTGAACTAGTTaactagctagcttagcttgaagctaacgctagctgctAATCATTTCgttgtttgctgtttttagaTAACTAGTCTAACTAAGCTAACTAGTCATTAATCATACTCGTTAGTAGCATTGTCACCAGAAAGTTTCACTACCACTACTAGTTAACAGTTACTTAACCTACCCGAGCAGCTAACCCCTGCTAGCATAACACCTAGCATACTAGCATCAGTACAGTACTGTTGATAATATTATTTTCTCCTCTACTGCTAATAAACTTAGTTAAAAGTTgagtatatttattatttgtacTTTAAAGGCAAAGTCAGTTTATACACACAACAGCTGATGAATCGGACTTTAacagatattaaaaaataacGAAGCACAAGGCAAGATGACTTTTATAAACAGGATTTTAGAATGAGAAAATAACAGTATAGTAAGAGTgcaataaataagtaaatgatTTTGGTTGAATAAAAGACGTCAGCAAACAAAAGTGATAAACTTCAATTTATAAAAACACTTTGAGTTTTCTGGGAGGTTCTAAATATGTGGAATAATCTGAGTAAGAATCTCAATGTGGACATTAATCATGTTAGAATAATCTACATCAGTATTTCTCTAACATGAGACATTCATGGTGATCAACAGTGGTTAATACTAATTATTGTTAAGGCCGCATGACCCAACTAAACATTATGGATTTTAATGCAAAATGGTTTCAAATTGAGTTTATTCTTTGTGGCAAAGGAAGGCAGATAGTAATGATGTTTGTATCAGTGATATAATAGGAGTGAACGGAGCGGCTCCTCTGTCCCTGCTCATGTTTTTCTTGGCGTCACTGCAccttctctgtgctgtttttacCCCTCGGTGTGTTTCCTCCGTCCAGTCACAGAGGACCTGATCCGCCGACGGGCCGAGCACAACGAGTGTGAGATCTTCTCCCTGGAGGAAGTGTCTCTGCATCAGCAGGACATCGAGAAGATCGAACACATCGACAGGTGGTGCAGAGACCTGAAGATCCTCTACCTGCAGAACAACCTCATCCCCAGGATAGGTGAGACGCCAGCCGGCGGCTCCTCCTGGGTGTTTCTCAGGAAATATTGATGGTTTCCAGACATTCTGGTCCAAACTGTGCTAGCTGTGGTTAAAGAGTGAACGTTTCTTGATGTCTAGTTTAcatattactgttattatttcATGTCGTGAAAATATTTCTCCCACATGTTGAAACCAGATAATTTCTTTAATATCCAGAGAATCTGAGTCGCCTGAAGAAGCTGGAGTATTTGAATCTGGCCTTGAACAACATTGAAGTCATTGAAAACCTTGAAGGTCAGtatgcagaacacacacagctgtgctttgGTGCGTTTGatgtcctgttttgtttgaccaaaaGTCTAAAGCACAAAGATATTACTGTACCATGTAGCTCAGGTGTGGCCAAAGTGAGgctggattaaaacattttcagggATCATTTTCCAAACATGGGCCTCATGTGTTTAGCTTGGTTATAACTCTTTGTTCCCCAGATGTTTTAGCAGCAATCAGAGCGTCTCCCCCCGTAATACTGAGCTCTGAGGACCAAATGATACACATCCAGTTGTTCTACGTTGATGGAATGTATcatgcagcagctcctctgtctgaccagtgaacacacaccagttttcttcatgttggtgtgtttgctTCCCGCCTTCAGGCTGTGAGAGCCTCCAGAAGTTGGACCTGACCGTGAACTTCGTGGGTCGTCTGAGCAGCGTCGAGTCTCTGAAACACAACATCCACCTGGCGGAGCTCTTCCTGGTGGGGAACCCCTGCGCTGAGTTTGAGGGCTACAGGCAGTATGTGGTGTCCACCCTGCCCCGGCTTAAGGTAACCCCACCTGTCTGACCCCCCCTCCCTGAAGCCCTGAGGGTGACGAGGCAAATACCTGAAGTTCAGGCCGGTAGAACTTTTCAGAAATACACGTAAAAGCCATTTCTTTGCTTTCATTTAATCCGTTTAActtcactgactgtgtgtgaaccTGAGCAGCACTCTGCTTCGTGACCTTGACGAACCTTTGCTGATGTTTCACGTACAGTCTGGACAACATAACACTTAATCACAGGATGCAGTTATGTTCCTGCCTTTATCTCCAACAAGCTAAGAGACTGAAAGGGTTATTGGACATTAAACTACACACACGAGGGCCTCTTGTTTACCCAAACTGAGGAAGATGACgtggaagaggagggaaagatCATTTTACTGGTTTATGACAACATGGATCAGATTTGATTAATTTCAGACACCATGTTTGTCTGATAATCACACAGAAATCACAAAGTTAGTtgacaagaaaatgaaataactcATCTTAGcaatcctttatttatttatttatcctttAAATAACTGAGAgataaaagtctgtttttaaagaataaatcagTAACATCTCATCCACATTCAGAGTTGTCTCTGTTCTCAGTGGCTGGACGGGACGGAGATCAGCCGGTCGGAGAGGATTCGAGCCTCtcaggggctggaggaggtgaagaggcgAGTgtgggagcaggagagggagtaCCTGAGGAGGAGAtccagggagagagaggaggcgcagaggaaggcagcaggagaggagaaaggagacaaGCAGAGGAGACCAGGCTTCGATGGCCGCTGGTACACGGACACCAACAACACAGCGTGAGTTCACACACGACCACCTCCTGTCAGTCAAAGctgtaaagacagaaaagagatggtgttgcattctgggaaatgtaggatccaggtTTTTTTGGCACTGACATAAAGTATCCGGGGACATAAAGTCTGGATATCGTAATATATAAcctttctttaaaaaagaaaactttacAGAAGTGCTATACTGAAAAACTACAGATTATCAGCCCCACAGTGGGAAAAACATCATGTGTCTAAAACTGATGAAgtaaagtgataaaaaaaaagtgttagaAAGAGTAGAATTGAATTTCATCTACTGACAAACACTGAGCCAGTTCgggagtttaaaaaaatatacagaaataagtacaaaaagagaaataaataaactgaaagacaaagaaggaAACATGAAGTCTCATACGGGTGAAGATTACTGTGTCATTAAGATGTCCAAAGTGAACATACTGCAGCAGCCATATCTAATCTCTGAAATGTGTTACTGaagtaaagagaaagaagaggaggagataaagTTTTCTCTCCTTTAACTGTCCTTTAACATAAAGGATCACGCTGGGTTTAATTAAACTACGCTGAGACAGATAACAGCTGAAATCTCAtgatgtgtgtctctgtgtctgcagtccAGTGTCGGAGGAGAACAAGGAGAACCAGGAGAACAAGGAGAaccaggaggtggaggagaacaTGAACCCCGGCTCGGATGAGGAGCAGCGGGAGAGGGAGTTCTGGCACACGCCATGTTCATTCACCCCCGAATCTCGTCTGGAGGCTCACCGCcacctggaggagaagaagaaggcaaAGGAGAAGTAAGAGCTCTCAACTTTCACCCCTTTAAGACGAagactgtgttttgttttgttttgtcctttttaaattttatttgaCTGATTTCATTAAAGGCTAACTTCCAAACATGGGCCTTTTGTACATATcttggtgtctgagtgactggtaggtacaaaaagtgttggaactggtccagtagatcacctcggccagcagacaccaaacagtCTGActgcattatggaaaggatccctacagagagagacctggaagatccttttggtttaaccacaaacagcacacacaccagactacattcactaaaacagggattttagagaacaggacacaggagcagatggtctactgctgcctccatcagtcagtgtgtttgtgtactttgGTGTTGTAAAAGGTTCgcttggatccaacacaatatttgtgtaacgcaaacaaacaaactgataaaagcagcagcagagcagcagctcctgtgtcctgttctctaaaacccctgttttagtgaatgtagtctggtgtgtgtgctgtttgtggttaaaccaaaaggatcttccaggtctctctctgtagggatcctttccatgatgctgtcacacacttagaataacactctgagcctgtcagtggatcaaacaagctcttttagtggacctactgtgatcaggtgcagttgtcccaaaggatcacgttgcagccattgcagcccgtttggtggctgctggctgaggtgatctactggaccagttccaacactatTTGGATCTACtaatcatttcaaacccaacTGAAATAAACTTCTGCACATATTGCAAACTGCACatgaagagaaaaaatacaagaatacaagtttcttttttttaatgtcaaaagaAACTTAATTATACAGAAATGCCTCAAAAGTCTCAGTCTCATCTTTGCTGAGTTGGTCAGAACAGACTGTTTATAACCTAAACTCTACCTACAGAACATAAAACAATGTAAAGTTATAGAGTCACACAGTAAAGGCTTGACTCTTTGACTGCAGTTCACTGTTTTAGCCACTGGATGTCGTTATAACATCAACCATCAGCGGCTGACGCTCAGTTTGAGCCGATGGTTGTCTGTTGATCCGGTCAGACCTCCTTTATGTGACAGTTGCAGGTGGTCTGACGGTGAATCAGAGGCTCATGTGAGGCTCCCCGGGGGCCAAAACACATTAGTTTTCTCCTTAAGTATAAAACTTAAGGCTTAACTTCTCCTTAGCTGAGGGGCTTGTTGCACAGAGTCCCTTAAAAAGTTTCCTTTAGTTAAGGAAAACCATTAAGAGATTTACTGCGTTGAAAGAGATGTTAGAGCAGGAGGTTTGTGCTGTGATACCGTTTATCGCCCTAAATTCTGCctgtagttaaaaaaaaagtggaggaaaagaggaaaagaaaaccagtgagaggaggaaaaggttaAGCTCAGCCTGaatcctgatgtgtgtgttaaagaagCCACATGAGGTTACATCAGCACCTCATTTCACTGCAGGAGTTAAACTATCTTTCATTACTATTGACGCTGAAATGTGCTGAGGCTTCAGGTACTTTTGGTGAGTgcagatcaatcaatcagtcactTTATTGACCCCCTGAGTG
Protein-coding sequences here:
- the dnaaf11 gene encoding dynein axonemal assembly factor 11 — its product is MVSITEDLIRRRAEHNECEIFSLEEVSLHQQDIEKIEHIDRWCRDLKILYLQNNLIPRIENLSRLKKLEYLNLALNNIEVIENLEGCESLQKLDLTVNFVGRLSSVESLKHNIHLAELFLVGNPCAEFEGYRQYVVSTLPRLKWLDGTEISRSERIRASQGLEEVKRRVWEQEREYLRRRSREREEAQRKAAGEEKGDKQRRPGFDGRWYTDTNNTAPVSEENKENQENKENQEVEENMNPGSDEEQREREFWHTPCSFTPESRLEAHRHLEEKKKAKEKEKQKKPKAPRTLITADGRVMNTNEPKLDFCLTEDEENNRTVLELAVYRHMDTSLIDVDVQPTYARVSVKGKIFQIVLPAEVKPDSSTAQRSQTTGHLVLTMPRAEGEIKVTKTVPRPPRAPQTRRSSSPHEDNTRKSDAPERLEVDPSKHTAVDLANIVPRHSAKEGPLEASRMAPPPAADRSRASEGFVDDPDVPPLI